The stretch of DNA AATAGGGACCTTGTTAATAGAATTGTTTCAAACATTGGCTCATATGATGATTACTTGTGTCCTCTGATTGATGCAGTGCTACAATTGCTTAATACTGAAGAGGTTCACGGCATTGTTGGATATGAAGTTTCAACTGAAGCCTTTGTTGCAGAATTAGGAAGCAAAGCTCATGTCCCCTTGATTTCATTAACTCCAAGAAGCCTCTCTCATGTGAACATTGCAAGTCCTTACATGATTCAGATTACACCTGATGATTCATATCAAGCTCAAGCTATTGCATCCATCTGCAAACAATTCGAATGGCTCGAAGTTGTGATTTTGTATGAGGACAATAAGTATGGTAACGAATTTAACTCTCAACTAATTAAGGCACTCCAAGAAGTTGACACCCACATAGAGTACATGATTTCCTTGCCTCCATCAGCTCAGTTGGATGAAATTTCAACACAATTTAATCTAATGAAGTCAATCCAAAGCAGAGTATTTTTGGTTCATGTGAGCACTTCTATGAGATCTCACATTTTTCACCTTGCGGAAATATCGAGAATGACAATCGAAGGGTATGCATGGATATTTACCACTGACTGTTTATCCAACAACTTGAGTTCCATGGATTCAACAGCTACCAGTTCATGGCAAGGTGCTGTGGGAATTAGGCCGTATGTGCCCAATTCAGAAAATCTTGGAAATTTCAAAGCTAGGTGGAAAAGTAATATGTTTCAGGTGACTAACAGAGAGACTACGGCAGAGCTAAATGTATACAGTTTGTGGTCATATGACACAACTTGGGCTTTAGCAATGGCAATAGAAAAGATCTATGAGACAATGGATGGCACCTTCAAGAAGGTGTGCAATGGGAAAAGCAAGGGTGACGCTATAGATGCTGTTAGATTAGACACAGCCTACAAGAGTCCACACATCATGAGGAGTTTGAGGAATGAAGATGCGCTCAACCTCACCTTTGACTTTACAAATGTTAGAGTTTCCAAATTTGGTGCAAAGCTTCTACGTGAAATGTTAGACATGAAGTTCACAGGCTTGAGTGGAGAGTTTAAATTAGTTGATTACCAATTACGGCCTTCAGCTTTTGAGATATTCAATGTGATTGGAAACGGAGAGAGAACACTTGGCTATTGGTTGCCAAGCAAAGGAATAACTAGAGGATTAGATCTAAATTCTGAAGAGCTGAAAACTGTAATATGGCCTGGAGTTTCACTGTCAAAACCAAAGGGTTGGGGTTTTCCTCATACAGGAAAATTGAAAACAGGAGTTCCAATCAAACAAGGTTTCACTGAATTTGTTAAGGTTGAAGTGGATCCATCAACAAATGAAACGAAAGTGGCAGGATTCTCAATAGATGTGTTCCAGTCTGTTTTGGAACAGTTACCTGTACAACTTGATTATGAGTTTCTCCCATTCGTGAATGAAAGTGGACATAGTTTGGGAAGCTACGATGATCTCCTTCATAAAGTTGCAGAGGTATTTCTAATTCCTGTAATTGTTATCGTTACTGTTAATATTGGTTTCTTCTAACAGTGACTTTTAACCTGTTGTGGAAACGAAGAAAAACTATGATGTTGTGGTGGGAGATACAACAATTTTGGTGGATCGAGCTTCGTATGTTGATTTCACACTACCATATACTGAATCAGGAGTATCTATGATAGTAAAAATTAACCATCAAAAGAACATGTGGTGTTTCTTAAAGCCATTGACATGGGATCTTTGGGTGACAGCAGCTGCATCAAGTATAGTTTTGGGATTGGTTGTTTGGGCCTTAGAACACGGAACCTTGAAGGAGAAGGCTGTGGCACTCTTCATGTCAACAGGTGAAGCCTAATTAAATTGAGTTTGTACTTTGTAGTGTGGATGGAAATATGTACTAATCATTGCTAACAATTCATATAAATTAACAGAGACTTTGAGCAGCAACTATTCGAGGTTTGCTCTCATTATGTGGTTGTTTATCGTCCTAATCTTAACAACGAGCTACACAGCAAGATTATCTGCATTGTTAACAGTGGATAAACTAGATGATTTCAAAATTTCCAAGGACCACTATGTCGGATACCAACAAGGCTCCTTTGTGAGAGAATTCTTAGTAACCAATCTCCACCTTAATGACTCCAAGCTCAGAGGATACACAACCATAGAGCAGTATCATCACGCAATGGCGAAAGGAGGCAAACAAGGAGGCGTAGATGCTATTGTTGATGAGATCCCTTACGTGAAGCTCTTCCTTCATAGATATGGTTCTCAATACAAAAGGGTTGGGACAACTTACAAGTCTGGAGGCTTTGGCTTTGTAAGTAGTTCAATAGCAATGAATTGCTAGTCATTTAGCTTCCACAAGTTGTAATCTAACTGGAGTGGAAAATTTGTTATTGTTGTTCAGGCATTCCCGCGTGGCTCGCCGCTGGTTTCCCACTTCTCTAGGGCAATACTAAGGCTGACTCAAAGTGAAAACATGAGCAGAATTGAGAACAAATATTTCGGTGCAGGATCGTCTAGTGTTGACTCTTTTTCTCTGGTCTCTCAAGGCAAGAGTGTTGGTGCCCACAACTTTGGTGCTCTCTTCATTCTGTGTTTCATCTCTACATTGGCCGCCGTATTCTCTTGGATCTTAACTgaatatagaaaaaaatatgCTAGCGTCTACTCCAAAGATCCCAAGGTTACAGCCTTTGATTCAACTGCGAATGATTTGATGCCTTGTCTAAAAAGCTCAAAATAAGTGCCGCATGATCCTGCACAATAtggtttaatttaaataaaccgTACGTTAACATGATAAATTGTTGTATTCTCTCTCTAGATAGATGCCCCAAAGACTTGGGCAACAGGGCTGTACAAGCTAAGGTTTAGTCTTAGCTAAGTAAGGTCTCCGGTCCCCCTATTTGAGTTGTAACCAAATATAGGCTCTCTGATCTGCAGGATCCATGTGACTTGCTTGGTCAACCAAATCATAGATAGCAGTAATGgtgtatatatcaatatatctatagttttatatagtaatacaaGGTTTCAAAGGCTTATGTGTGGTATTAGTATTGGTTAATAGTGTTTTAATCTCATTGTACATACTGTTGGAAAATCATAAATTACCTTCTAATTTATGTGTTCACTTTCCATCAACAGCTTATAAAAGTActtcaaaattttgtatgaaatacacccttaaattacatatatacatgtgtcATCTGTGTGTATcttcataaatatatacatgtgcACTCAGAGGTCCAAGCTTTACAAATGTACTTGCATTTCTGATGTTGTTGAATTATTTGCAGAGTGAATTGCATCCTCAATCTCTAATATTACTTGATTGTGCATTTCTGGTGTTGAATTATTTGCAGAGTGAATTGCATCCCCAATCTCTAATATTACTTGATTATGAGTAGCATCATCATTTGCAGGTGGATCATTATTGGAATTCACCTGTTGAGTTGCAGAATGATGAACACTCGGTCTATTTCTCTTGATCTTCAAGAGAGACGAACACTTTTTGTTGCAACGTTTAGCTGCAGCAGAGAAGCTTTCAGACATGGTAATCACAGCATCCAAAGTCTTGTGGCTAAACTGAGATGAGAAGATGACCATTCTTCGTCCCCATGGAGTCTTGGAGCAAAATAAGGCGAAAATAGTAGCAGATGCAATGATAATGAAGAGGCCTCCGAAGTTGTAAGCAGTAAGACTCGGCTTATCGTCAGAGATGAAGGAAAGTGGCTCACTGATAGAGTTTCCGGTGCCAAAATTTTTGTTCTCAATGCAAGTCATGTTTTCACTTTGAGTCACTTTTAGGATTGCCCTGGAGAAGAAGGGAACTAGGGTGGAGTTTTGTTGAAATGCCTGAAATTTTCGTCACCATGCATAATTCATATCATTAGATAGTGGTAAAAAGAGAATGATTTTTGTTGAAAGTTATGGGGGAAAatggaaaatgacacttttttcttctaaattatatgtttatagtgtttttgtttttttttttttttctctgaacTATTCATGTATTTACATTATTGTTCAATCATTCACATTAAATGGGCGTTTAGATGGTTAATACTAAGGGCaaaatatgcatttttttttgttacaaaacGAAAGTAacttgaaatacttattttgcCCTTATTTTTAACAGTTCAAAGGCCCATTTAACAGAAAGAGGGAAAAAGCCACTTTCAAAATAATTGAGAggttaatacacacacacacatatatatatatatatatataattcaagaaaaaaattataagcatataatataattcaggtaggaaaaagtgtcaatttCCTAATTATAATATGGTTGATATAGAGAAGAAAGGTATAAATGAAACTTACAAAGCCGAAGCCATCTGTTTTGAATATTGGTCCGACGATTTTGTATTGAGAGCCATATCTGCGTAAGAAGAGCTTCATATAAGGAATTTCGTCAAAAATGGCATCAATACCCCCACCTTTGCCTCCTTTATTCATAGCATCATGATACTTTTCTATGgttgaatattccttgagtTTGGACATATCAACATGAAGGGTTTTCAACAGAAAATCTCTCACAAATGAGCCCTCTTGGTATCCAACAATGTAATCCTTGGAAAATGCAGACTCAAATCGATCCACAGTTAAAATTGCAGATAAATTGGCTGTGTAACTTTGTGCTAAGATGAAGGCCATGAACACCCAGATCATCAACACAAACCTCGACCAATTGTTGGACACCATATTCCCTATTAACACAAGTTTAAGCAAGAAAGATGgtacatatataatactataatagTGAAATTTGCATTTTCTCGACCTAACTCTAATACCATTTGTGCTACGCCAAGAggcgtaattttttttatactgcTATATTTTCAAGAGGCAGGGTGTTAGACTTGACTTTTCACCGATCTCTGCCCAACAAGAGCCTGTGCCATTGTCTTGGTCGCACATAGCCAATGTCGGTCTTTTAACCTGGCAACTTTTAACCCTTAAGttatcaatcgttatatcgtcgACATTTGATCTAATgcacagaatttgacttcataaggtacagaattcatgtttataatgcacaaaatttatgttcataatatacatacacataaacacgatataataaACATCAATTCTATacattatgttaagtgtttatgtgtccCCAACTatataattctgtgcattatgatATGAGTTCTGTACTTgatgaagtcaaattctatatattggactagggtccacgatataaattgccctttAAGTTATGTGCAAAGTGGAGATTTTAGTCCCTCGTGGACTATTTATGCCACCAATATGCCACTTAATAATGTGGAGAATTTGGTCTTTCAAAGATTAAACTCGTCATTTTGTGTATAACTTAAGAATTAAATAAGACCACACATATAACTCAGAAACTAAACCTATATGACAGATATAgactaaaaatgcaattttctctatataatattattaacactACTTTGCTAACAATTAGTACTTACCTTCTGGAAAGGCAAGAACTGCAATTGGATAGCAGAAGAGCAACCCATTATGATCCCTGTTTGGATGAACAGCTGAATTGTTATTCTTCATCTTGCGATGTTCCAACACTCGAACAACAAATCCCAGAAATATGCATGCAGCAATAATTGTGAGCCACAGATCCCACTTCAGTGGCTTTATGAAAATCCACATGTCTTtgtgaatattatttttcaccACCATAACCACTCCTGATTCACTGTAAGGAAGTGCAAAATCTACATATTCAGCACGTTGAGCCAGAATTGTTGAATCCGCCACCACGATGTCAAAATCGTTCTTCAATCCAAaatggaaaatatataaaagttagtGTTGTATatacatggaaaaataaaactaattagggcaaccccaaccaagttAGTCAAGTTATTGGTTTGATAAttacaagttttcaagttcaactcccaGTTAGAGTGGTCTATTCGCGATCTTGATTTGAGTCGGTCAGTATGAGAttggtttatctccttgtggtcctttttTGGTTAAGATGTTGggtttacccaatgcacacatataagtagtgACTAGGGTTTCTCTGACActcaaagaaaagaaaggaaaagggtcaaatatgcttttaaattttacttgaGAGAGCAATTAGGCGATTAAACTATTCAACGGTAAAATTAAACACTCCAACTTATTAAAATTGAACAAATAAGTCTAATTTACCGGTAACCAACTAGTTACTAGTAAATTATGATGGCATGACATGTTCGCCACCGTTGAACGTTGCTAGTTGCCATTGACTGTTGTTGATTGTCGTCGATcgataacaaaattaattattgcAACCGTTATTATGGTCACATATTTGGCTGCCTTCTCCGATGAACTTCTTTGATGACAAGGTGACCAAATGGTTTCCTTCTCCGATGAGCTTCTCTAatgagaaggcgaccaaataGTTTCCTTCTCCGATGAGAACTTAAGAAGGCAAGTGACCAACTGATCTCCTTCTCCGGCCATTGATTGCCTTCTAATCTCAGAGAAGGTGACCCTATTGATCACCTTCTTCAAAAGCGACCATTGATCGTTCAATAGTAGCCAGTGTCAGTCCCCGAAGCGTTGCAGGAGTGTTGGTGAAACCCTAGTGAACTcctattacaagtcactaattGATTTTTAGATTTCGATGCATCAAATTAACATGTTGAtgagtttaattgcactttttaaaagtttataaacttaattaacttttcaaataaagtttaggagtgtatttgactattttctaaaaaaaaaaataaaagcaataattaacaaatatattttgAGGAGTGACATGCAATGGGAAATACATACCTCTTTTATTTTATGAAGGAGATCATTGTACGATCCATTACGCTGTCCACTCTCATTCACAAACGGGACAAAATCATACTCAACCTTAAAAGGCAACGACTCCAATGCATAACGAAAGATATCTATCGAAAACCCTTCCACACTACTTTTGTTTGTAGAGGAGTTCCATTCTACATTAACAAACTCAGTAAACCCATTTTTCTTAGGAACTCCAACTCTCAATCTCCCTTTAGTTTGAACAACCCAACCTGTCGGTTTTACCAGTGAATCCCCAGGCCACAACACATTCTTCAGCTTTTCTTCCCTTATCCCTTTACTTTTCAACCAATACCCAACTGTTCTAACTCCTGTCCCAACCATATTAACTACCTCCATCGCTGTGGGCCCCACACGGCCGTTTATAATCTCGAAATTTCCACTCAATCCTTCCAATTTCAAGCCCTGCAGTTCTTGGAGAATCTTGGGTCCAAATTTGGTTTCATTCTTAAAATTACCATCAATTGCCCTAATTGATGATGCTAAAGCCCAGGTTGTATCATATGCCCACAAACAATAAACATTAAACTCCGACAACATGttccttttccattttttttcgaAAATTCCGAGGTTTTTCGACATGGGCACGTATGGTCTTATTCCAAGAACCCCATCCATGGAATTGGTGACGGTTGAGTTGATGAAACTGAGGGAGTTGGTTAAGGCGTCGGTTATGATCCACGCGTAACCGGCGCTCATCATTCCCAGATTCTCGGCGAGAACAAAAAGGCGAGATCCTAGGGGAGCTGTCGTGTGAACGACAAACACTCGGGTTTCCATTGACATTAATCTTTTCAGCTCGGCAGAAATCTCGGATTCCTCGGCGAATGAGGGGATGGAGATGATTGAGGCTGTGAGAATGTCTGTTCTTTGAAGTGCCCTATTGAGGAGACTTGTGAATCGGTTGCCATTTTCGTTTTCCTCGTACAAGATGGCGACTTGGCGCCATTGGAAGTGTTTGCAGATGGCGGCCAGGGCTTGGGCTTGGTGGTTTTCGTTGTTTGGAGTTAATTGGAGAAAATATGGTGGGGTTTTGAAGGGTTTAGAGAGGGGGGTTGGGGTTAAGGAAATAATGGGGATTTGGGATTTTGTTCCTAATTCTGCAACGTAATCTTCAATGGATATTTCAGATTCGACAATGGCTTGTACTCCATTGTTGAGTAATTGCATTGCTGCATCCGTACAGACAGTATTAATTCCAATAATCAACAATTCCCTAGTAGCAATCAGTACTAGGCTATCCTTATCCCAATAATGTTTTACAGaacaaaatttaatacttacatgaaaaaatataata from Ipomoea triloba cultivar NCNSP0323 chromosome 7, ASM357664v1 encodes:
- the LOC116025761 gene encoding glutamate receptor 2.9-like, which encodes MMRFLLSAFCFLLGILLVSAEDHGDGSRSSIKIGVVLDLNSPTGAAINSSMSMALSDFYSSHLDYRTRLVLDTVDVDTELDAVSAVLQLLNTEEVHGIVGYEVSTEAFVAELGSKAHVPLISLTPRSLSHVNIASPYMIQITPDDSYQAQAIASICKQFEWLEVVILYEDNKYGNEFNSQLIKALQEVDTHIEYMISLPPSAQLDEISTQFNLMKSIQSRVFLVHVSTSMRSHIFHLAEISRMTIEGYAWIFTTDCLSNNLSSMDSTATSSWQGAVGIRPYVPNSENLGNFKARWKSNMFQVTNRETTAELNVYSLWSYDTTWALAMAIEKIYETMDGTFKKVCNGKSKGDAIDAVRLDTAYKSPHIMRSLRNEDALNLTFDFTNVRVSKFGAKLLREMLDMKFTGLSGEFKLVDYQLRPSAFEIFNVIGNGERTLGYWLPSKGITRGLDLNSEELKTVIWPGVSLSKPKGWGFPHTGKLKTGVPIKQGFTEFVKVEVDPSTNETKVAGFSIDVFQSVLEQLPVQLDYEFLPFVNESGHSLGSYDDLLHKVAEKNYDVVVGDTTILVDRASYVDFTLPYTESGVSMIVKINHQKNMWCFLKPLTWDLWVTAAASSIVLGLVVWALEHGTLKEKAVALFMSTETLSSNYSRFALIMWLFIVLILTTSYTARLSALLTVDKLDDFKISKDHYVGYQQGSFVREFLVTNLHLNDSKLRGYTTIEQYHHAMAKGGKQGGVDAIVDEIPYVKLFLHRYGSQYKRVGTTYKSGGFGFAFPRGSPLVSHFSRAILRLTQSENMSRIENKYFGAGSSSVDSFSLVSQGKSVGAHNFGALFILCFISTLAAVFSWILTEYRKKYASVYSKDPKVTAFDSTANDLMPCLKSSK
- the LOC116024047 gene encoding glutamate receptor 2.8-like, coding for MKRLFCSLLFILHLVSAGHGGKHRSSAHKTHSTVKMGAILDMKTHMGIMLNACMSMALSDFYSTHSDYQRRLVLHTMHAGNALDVASAAMQLLNNGVQAIVESEISIEDYVAELGTKSQIPIISLTPTPLSKPFKTPPYFLQLTPNNENHQAQALAAICKHFQWRQVAILYEENENGNRFTSLLNRALQRTDILTASIISIPSFAEESEISAELKRLMSMETRVFVVHTTAPLGSRLFVLAENLGMMSAGYAWIITDALTNSLSFINSTVTNSMDGVLGIRPYVPMSKNLGIFEKKWKRNMLSEFNVYCLWAYDTTWALASSIRAIDGNFKNETKFGPKILQELQGLKLEGLSGNFEIINGRVGPTAMEVVNMVGTGVRTVGYWLKSKGIREEKLKNVLWPGDSLVKPTGWVVQTKGRLRVGVPKKNGFTEFVNVEWNSSTNKSSVEGFSIDIFRYALESLPFKVEYDFVPFVNESGQRNGSYNDLLHKIKENDFDIVVADSTILAQRAEYVDFALPYSESGVVMVVKNNIHKDMWIFIKPLKWDLWLTIIAACIFLGFVVRVLEHRKMKNNNSAVHPNRDHNGLLFCYPIAVLAFPEGNMVSNNWSRFVLMIWVFMAFILAQSYTANLSAILTVDRFESAFSKDYIVGYQEGSFVRDFLLKTLHVDMSKLKEYSTIEKYHDAMNKGGKGGGIDAIFDEIPYMKLFLRRYGSQYKIVGPIFKTDGFGFAFQQNSTLVPFFSRAILKVTQSENMTCIENKNFGTGNSISEPLSFISDDKPSLTAYNFGGLFIIIASATIFALFCSKTPWGRRMVIFSSQFSHKTLDAVITMSESFSAAAKRCNKKCSSLLKIKRNRPSVHHSATQQVNSNNDPPANDDATHNQVILEIGDAIHSANNSTPEMHNQVILEIEDAIHSANNSTTSEMQVHL